AGCAACTCTACACAAGCTTTACAACTATCAATATTTTCCTTACTTGCTAATTCCTTAATGTATATTATTGACTTTTTAATGTCTAGTCTTATATCTGTAATTTCACTATCGTAGTTCTTACCTAACAGAGTTTTTAACGACTTAGTCATATTCTCAACATATTTAGATAATATATTCATATTTTCACTTATTCTACTAAGTAATTTGCTTATCTTAATCGTATCGTCTTCATCTATTTTTATGGGTTCAGATAATGGCTCAATCCTATCTAATACAATTCCATAATTTTTAATTTCCTCTACAATTTCATTGTATTGTGAAATTTGATCGAATAAATAGTCATTAATGTTTCTTTCTAGTTCTAATTTTTTCGCGTTTATTTCCATCTCTATATTTTGTAAAGACTTTATATCAGCAATTGTTTCTAAATTAGCTGATACAGAAGAGAAAAACTTTTCATATTTCTGTATTATAGAGAATAATTCCATATCTGTAGAATCTTTTGACAATAACTTTATTTTATCTAAGCTACTCTTAACTTCATTTAAACTTTCATTAATTTTACTCTTCCGTTCTACGATTTCACGTTTAATATAAAAGTTAGTTTCTATTATTGATAAGATAGACGGAATTAAATTTAAAATCGCTGAAATTAACGTAATTAAAGCAATTATCTCTATTTTCTCATTAGAGATATATAGGAATATGTCAAGTGGTATAATTCCAGCTAGGCTGAATATATATTTTAATCCGAATAATATCCCTGATATCACAATAAGTGCTAGTGATATCCATAAATTAGGATTATACGGAAAGCTATAATATTGTAAAATAGGAATTACAAGTAAAGGTAAGACGGAAAGAACATTTACGGAAATTTTATTATTTTTTTCACTTATTCCGAAAGGTAAAAATAATATAAGATATGGATTATATAGTGCTAGAAGTAAGGAATCAGATGTTATTACACTCTCATTAGACCTAAATTTTAATATTGAAATTAAAGGTATTACAAATAAGAAAACTAGTACTATGATTAACTCTATCAGATATTTGATCGAATAAAACTGTATAAGGGGATATAATGACAAATAATAGATAGCTTTCGTAAGTATTGCCTTATCTATAATATACAATGCTAAGAGTATTATGGAAAGTTGTTTATAGAAGAAGAATGAAATTACCGAGATTGCTGCTATAGTGAAATATACATATTCTACAGGAATAATTTCATATAATATATTATATGAGATGATCGCATTAACTACTGCTGCTACTACTCTATTAATATAGTCATAAACAGTTTCAGTATTAGGCTCAGGATTCTTTATAAACATTCTAAAGATTATATTATTTCAGAGATATATATGGTTTACTAGGTTTAGGAAGTTAAAGATATAAGTGGTTTCTCATATGTTTACCTATGGCTCTCCAAATCCAATTTAAAAAGTACGAGCTACCTCCATTACCATATAAGGTAGACGCACTAGAACCATATATAAGCAAGGACATAATAGATGTACACTATAATGGTCATCATAAAGGTTACGTTAATGGCGCGAATTCCTTTCTAGAAAGGTTAGAAAAAGTAATTAAAGGAGATTTACAGTCTGGTCAGTACGATATTCAGGGTTTGATGCGTGGCCTTGTATTTAATATAAATGGGCATAAGTTGCACGCCTTATATTGGGAGAATATGGCTCCAAGTGGTAAAGGTGGTGGTAAACCGGGTGGCGCATTAGCAGATTTGATAAACAAACAATATGGAAGCTTTGATAGGTTTAAGCAAGTATTCACTGAAACTGCAAATTCATTACCAGGAACTGGCTGGACCGTACTCTATTACGACACAGAGACGGGAAACTTAGAGATAATGACGTTTGAGAACCATTTCCAAAATCATATAGCAGAATTACCTATTATATTAATAGTGGACGAATTTGAGCATGCATACTATCTTCAATATAAGAATAAGAGAGCTGATTATGTGAACGCATGGTGGAATGTAGTAAATTGGGATGCAGCAGAGAAGAAATTACAGAAGTACCTAACGAAGTAAAACAATTTTTTATCTATTAACGTTCTTATCTTACTATGGTATCTGCAATTATACTAGCTGGGGGATACGCTACTAGGCTTAGACCTTTAAGCCTAACTAAACCCAAGGCTCTTTTTCCTCTTCTAAATAAGCCAATATTAGCGTACATATTAGAAACTCTTTATGATGCTAACATAACTGATATATACTTGTCGTTGAGAGTAATGGCCGATAAGATAATTGATTATTTGAAAGGTATTAAGATGGCAGACAAAATTAAGATTGAGGTAGAGAATGAACCCTTAGGTGATGCAGGACCCTTAAGAATTCTCTCTGAGAAGTATAATTTAGATGATGATGTCCTAGTAATATATGGAGATATATATAGTGAAATAGATGTCAAGTCTCTTCTAGATTTTTATTACAAAAAAGGATGTGACGCGGTAATAGTGGGAACTGAAGTTCAAGATCCTCGTAGATATGGCGTTCTTTACACTGAAAACGATATTTTGGTCGAATTAATAGAAAAGCCAAAAAAGCCTATAAGCAATTTAATTAATGGTGGAATATATATTTTCAAGAAAAAATTATTTCAAAATATAAAGATTCCTTCTTCTATAAGTAGAGACTTCTTACCTGAGTTGTTGAAATCTAAATGCATTGCTGTATATAAGTATCGTGGACTATGGGCAGATATAGGATTACCAGATGATTATCTAAGATTAAATTTTGAACTGTTAGTCCAAAAATATCCTAAAGGATATATTGATCCCTCAGCAAGAGTTAATGAAAATTCTACTCTTATTCCACCTTATTATATTGGTCCCAATGATGTGATAAAAGAAGAGGCTTACATTTCATCTAATACGATTTTGGGTAATGATGTGGAAATAGGAAAAGGAACATATATATCCGAAAGTATTCTAATGAATAAGGTAAAAGTTAAGGAATATACTTACATAACTGGATCAATAATAGCTGAGAAATGTAAAATAGGAAAATGGAACCATGTACTAGATGGCTCAATTTTAGGTGAAGAAGTTATAACTAATGATGGGATACTTCTAAATCGGCGCACTATAATTCTACCAAATAAAGAAGTTAATGATTCAGTTTATGATACGGGCCGTATAATATTGTGAGGTGAAACCTTTGATTTTAGGAGAAATTGTAGAGGAACTGTCATTTTATCTAAAACAGAGAAAAATAATAAATGTTTGCGTTAGTCCAACCTATACATCAGTTATGTTAGATGACCAATCGATAGGAATTTCTCATACCATAACAGACGGTGAAATAGAGGGAGCTGGCGAAATAGTAGGTAAGTATGCTTATGATGTAGTGATAAATAACTTAGACTCTAATCTGCAAAGATCTTTATCGTTAGCAATTCTAAATGCGATAGGAGGAATGAACAATTTTAGTCCTGGCGATCCTATTAGTCTATATTCTGGTGGTAAGCTTTGCGTTTTTGGATATTCGCCACAAGTAGTGGCTAATAACTTTGATAGTGTAATTACTTATGACTTCAGTGTTACCGAAATAAGGAAAGTTGGTAATAACGAAATAAGACCATTTTCATCACTGTCACGTGAAGTATGTTCAACTGCATTAATCTTTGCATCTTCGCTAGTTAACAATACTATAGATAAGATATTAAGTCAGATCTCTGCCAATCATTTGATTTTGTCTGGGATTTCGTCAGTAGATGCACCAAGCACGCTTAAGAGTCATGGATTTGAAGTTATAGGTAAATTATTTCCAACTGAGAAATAC
The nucleotide sequence above comes from Sulfolobus tengchongensis. Encoded proteins:
- a CDS encoding NDP-sugar synthase translates to MVSAIILAGGYATRLRPLSLTKPKALFPLLNKPILAYILETLYDANITDIYLSLRVMADKIIDYLKGIKMADKIKIEVENEPLGDAGPLRILSEKYNLDDDVLVIYGDIYSEIDVKSLLDFYYKKGCDAVIVGTEVQDPRRYGVLYTENDILVELIEKPKKPISNLINGGIYIFKKKLFQNIKIPSSISRDFLPELLKSKCIAVYKYRGLWADIGLPDDYLRLNFELLVQKYPKGYIDPSARVNENSTLIPPYYIGPNDVIKEEAYISSNTILGNDVEIGKGTYISESILMNKVKVKEYTYITGSIIAEKCKIGKWNHVLDGSILGEEVITNDGILLNRRTIILPNKEVNDSVYDTGRIIL
- a CDS encoding Rossmann-like domain-containing protein, which translates into the protein MILGEIVEELSFYLKQRKIINVCVSPTYTSVMLDDQSIGISHTITDGEIEGAGEIVGKYAYDVVINNLDSNLQRSLSLAILNAIGGMNNFSPGDPISLYSGGKLCVFGYSPQVVANNFDSVITYDFSVTEIRKVGNNEIRPFSSLSREVCSTALIFASSLVNNTIDKILSQISANHLILSGISSVDAPSTLKSHGFEVIGKLFPTEKYRVFRVVCEGGSNRILGKYMARYFRKI
- a CDS encoding superoxide dismutase, encoding MALQIQFKKYELPPLPYKVDALEPYISKDIIDVHYNGHHKGYVNGANSFLERLEKVIKGDLQSGQYDIQGLMRGLVFNINGHKLHALYWENMAPSGKGGGKPGGALADLINKQYGSFDRFKQVFTETANSLPGTGWTVLYYDTETGNLEIMTFENHFQNHIAELPIILIVDEFEHAYYLQYKNKRADYVNAWWNVVNWDAAEKKLQKYLTK